One Hermetia illucens chromosome 4, iHerIll2.2.curated.20191125, whole genome shotgun sequence DNA segment encodes these proteins:
- the LOC119653933 gene encoding uncharacterized protein LOC119653933: MAEVLLKHQQDIAKEREIIERNYKKDGPSRKTDEYYSRKINRLNELVSIFRSNHQQLLLLLDPEDPYFELYKEVEAKFASFKDLMEKDRYQLPTKIPTSLGPEGLSTAVTPSANENQRYDLSEDLPKLPAIQIPLFTGLSKEWSQFIELFKSVIHENRTLKNIQKLQYLLGYLRGEAKEAVAHLQLTSSNYEAALLILEERFSNPRQVATEYLDSILDIKKLDYRSTNDVISMYNTIRNCLAGLQNLGYATSHWDPIIIRIIMRKFDTETLRSFEENLGTNKDFTSVENLCSFLLKRYQLLSTIKQKPTIFENKNNFTHPQQKKKSFLVSVTAKPNCILCKGKHRLFACEKFKQFEVEKRIDFANSKNLCLNCLSHGNSLQCKSKLHCFECNGPHHTLLHKNSPINSNFATKQKNSQKTYTVILATALIKVNNKTGGQVTIGTLIDPGSQISFITQAAANRLGLQKYNVLAEITGIGGIHAATIRKKINVHISSTYENKFNLSTDMHIMTLPEKSMKLERPTWVNTLQLADPNFENSMNIDAILGADVYEHIVEPEIKKGEVLLAQKTKLGWVLLGKIPIITNNLINASANITTAEFQQKMERFFDMNEKETEQPDQKEIPEIIYQSTTVREPNGRYLVALPFKDDNKVPPLGNSRNKALIIYKQLEKRLNRDPKLKKAYNEVQQEYLYLGHMKEVPT, translated from the coding sequence ATGGCGGAAGTATTACTAAAACACCAGCAGGACATCGCGAAAGAAAGAGAAATCATAGAAAGAAATTATAAGAAGGATGGCCCTTCGCGTAAAACTGACGAATACTATTCGAGGAAAATCAACAGGCTTAACGAGCTTGTTTCGATATTTCGCTCGAATCATCAACAGCTTCTCCTCTTATTGGATCCAGAAGATCCATACTTCGAATTATACAAGGAGGTGGAAGCCAAGTTCGCCTCATTTAAAGACCTAATGGAAAAAGATCGGTATCAGTTACCGACGAAAATTCCAACTAGCCTTGGACCGGAAGGTCTTTCAACGGCAGTTACTCCGTCTGCCAATGAAAATCAGCGCTATGACTTAAGTGAAGACTTACCGAAACTCCCAGCAATCCAGATACCACTCTTTACCGGTCTTAGTAAAGAATGGAGCCAATTCATTGAATTATTCAAATCAGTCATTCACGAGAATAGAACTctaaaaaatatccaaaaattacAATACTTGCTGGGTTATCTTCGAGGAGAAGCGAAAGAAGCCGTGGCACATCTCCAGCTCACAAGTAGCAATTACGAAGCTGCGCTTCTTATTCTGGAAGAACGTTTCTCCAACCCTCGGCAGGTGGCTACCGAATACCTAGATTCAATACTGGACATTAAAAAGCTGGATTATAGATCCACAAACGATGTCATATCCATGTACAATACAATCAGAAACTGCCTTGCCGGTCTACAAAATTTGGGGTACGCGACTAGCCATTGGGATCCCATCATAATTCGTATTATCATGCGAAAATTCGACACTGAAACACTCAGATCATTCGAAGAAAATTTGGGCACCAACAAAGATTTCACATCCGTCGAAAATCTATGCTCTTTTCTACTGAAGAGATATCAACTGTTATCCACAATAAAACAAAAGCCCACAATTttcgaaaacaaaaataattttactcacccccaacaaaagaaaaaatcgtTTCTCGTATCTGTTACCGCAAAACCCAATTGCATTCTCTGTAAGGGTAAACATAGACTATTTGCTTGCGAGAAATTCAAGCAATTCGAGGTCGAAAAACGAATTGATTTTGCAAACAGCAAAAATTTATGTCTAAACTGCTTGTCACATGGAAACAGTTTACAATGCAAAAGTAAATTGCATTGTTTCGAGTGCAATGGCCCGCATCATACATTGCTTCATAAAAATTCTCCAATAAATTCTAATTTTGCaactaaacaaaaaaattcgcaaaaaacatATACGGTCATACTAGCCACTGCACTAATCAAGGTGAACAATAAGACCGGCGGTCAAGTTACCATCGGAACGTTAATTGACCCCGGTTCACAAATTTCATTTATAACCCAAGCCGCAGCAAATAGGCTGGGATTGCAAAAATACAATGTATTGGCAGAAATCACAGGTATTGGCGGCATACATGCTGCTACAATAAGAAAAAAGATTAATGTGCACATTTCGTCAACGTACGAAAATAAGTTTAACTTATCCACTGATATGCACATAATGACACTGCCAGAAAAATCCATGAAGTTGGAAAGACCGACATGGGTCAATACTCTGCAACTTGCAGATCcaaactttgaaaattcaatgaatATCGATGCAATACTAGGGGCCGATGTGTATGAGCACATCGTTGAGCCCGAAATTAAAAAAGGAGAAGTTCTTCTTGCCCAGAAAACCAAGCTGGGCTGGGTTTTATTGGGAAAAATTCCAATAATAACAAATAACTTGATCAACGCATCAGCTAACATAACAACTgcagaatttcaacaaaaaatggAACGATTCTTTGATATGAATGAGAAAGAAACAGAACAGCCTGATCAAAAAGAAATCCCAGAAATAATCTATCAATCCACAACCGTCCGTGAACCAAACGGAAGATACTTGGTAGCACTCCCCTTTAAAGACGATAACAAAGTTCCACCACTGGGGAACTCTCGGAACAAGGCATTGATTATCTACAAACAACTTGAAAAACGCTTGAATCGAGATCCAAAGCTGAAAAAAGCATATAATGAGGTACAACaagaatatttatatttagGCCACATGAAAGAGGTACCAACATAG
- the LOC119653740 gene encoding uncharacterized protein LOC119653740: MDHTLRKELEALRCEKAAMAHQLECQQQLIIQLQQQLAALQETVRASTMMKSDNCESTVMDSVGAPATMEKSSRTRQESCDMDSVGPPPTYPEVIIDEGDPLNVVRRWSRIKLRLVRKL, encoded by the coding sequence ATGGACCACACACTGAGGAAGGAGCTGGAAGCGCTCCGATGTGAGAAAGCAGCCATGGCACATCAGCTGGAGTGCCAACAACAGCTGATAATACAGCTCCAGCAGCAGTTAGCAGCACTGCAAGAGACAGTGCGAGCCAgtacaatgatgaaatcagaCAATTGCGAATCAACCGTCATGGACAGCGTGGGAGCACCAGCAACGATGGAAAAATCATCAAGAACCCGACAAGAATCATGCGATATGGACAGCGTGGGACCGCCACCAACATATCCTGAAGTCATCATCGACGAAGGCGACCCATTAAACGTCGTCCGGAGGTGGAGCAGAATAAAGTTAAGGTTAGTGCGAAAATTGTGA